The genomic stretch tgtatcCATTTTGTTCGGGAGTAGTAACGCCACCCATAACTTCAACCCTGATGACAAATTTAGAGATATCACAAACTCTCATCCGAAACCGTACGCGAGAACGAAGCAGCCGATTATCATCCCAGCTAGGCCACAGGAGAGTCATCGCAACACGATCATCAGGACCAACTGTTAGACGCCCGTGGGAGTGATAACAATCGCTGATAGGAGAGGATGGGAGCTGATAAGAGATCATTCCGATACTCTTAACTCCAAAATCGACGATCGGATAACATCGCCGGAGAAGCAATCAGCTGCTGTTGGACCTATAAATCTGATCGAATAAAAATCTGAGGAGAGTCGCATTCTACCTCGCCAGCAGAACGGTTCGCTGAAAATTTATCAAATTAAACCTAGTGTAGTAACCTAAAATTAAGAATAAACCTAAATTAAGCATGCAGTAGTTTCCTTAAAATAAAGTGTTCTTAAATCTAATTGGCATGCATTTTCTTAGAAGCTAGACTAAATTAATAAAGGTGTAGTGATAAAATAACGCGCGTTTGGTGATTTTATTGGACATTTTCCGAGTGAGACTTTGGATCTCGCTCAAACAGGATACAATTTCCCACGTCTTCCACCGAAGCCATTCCTACGAGTGTTGGGTTGGAGGCCCTCAACGCTATCGAAGAGTTAACGGAAGGTAACGGACCTGTACCCAACACATTTATACACACGGGAGCATGGCAAATTTTGGTCAAGACGAAATTGAACATTTAGCGTGAGTTTCCAAATAGACGTATGTCGCAAAAGTAAACAAATGGAGTTAATGTTCTCATgatgtagcaaattttaattcACTTGGTATGAATTAATCGTTTGTACCAAAATATATTAAATTAtacttcaaaattcaaaataacgcCAACGTCCTATGTCATCTTTTCTCAGTGTGTTCGCATTTGTTCGTTACACCCTTTTCTCGGTAAACCGACTTATCTGTCAAAACAAATTAACATCGCGCACACTGTAGATAGGATTGTAGTAAACCGAcgaatgtaacaaaaataaacaaaaaaaaaatcgttcagcAGATACGTCGTGTTTGTTTGTCATTTACGTGTATTGCATCTTTCCTGTGAAGAGGTTTATTCGAGTTTAAAACGTAAAGTGAAATGGTTTACGATGGATTCCAGTTGCTGATCGGTACGTTTTTGTTGTAATATTGCCAATGATTTATTGTTCATAATGCTGACCTCCAATTATAGCTCGTAACGAGCATGATGCCAATCTTGCCGCACGCAAGTTCATCCGTATCATCCAGTAGATCGGTTATAGAGTGCGGTTTCTGGACTTTAAAGTGCCAGACTTGGTTGCCACAGTAGACCTACGATTTCCGATTAGACTGGAAAACCTACATCAAGTCCACGGACAGTTCAGTTCTTACAAGCCGGAGCTCTTCCCGGGGCTTATCTATCGAATGGTGAAGCCACGTGTAGTATTCGTTAATGGTAAAATAGTGTTCACCGGGGCCATATCCGAGCGGGAAATCATCGATTAGTTTAGAGAATATTTATCCCATATTGCAGAGCTTTCGAAAAAACTAGTAacgtttatttatcaaaatagaTATGTTGTAATTTGTGCAGAAGCACACTTCATAGTAGGTTCATTTTAAGTTAACTGTACAAAATTTCATATTAACGAATTAAATTCGATCGCTACTTCAATATAATACACTCGCTGATCCAATTCCTAGAAAAATGTATCACTAGTCTTGTATTATtcagaaaaaatgataaaaatcaaCTTACTTTCAATGTTTTTCCATCAAATTTGAATGATTATCAAACCGACGTATCTGCAATGAGCTGATAAATACTGACGTATCCGACTTGACGTAAGTGCAAATAATTTGTCCGAGTGACGAATCGTATAGGGCGTATGTAAACATAGAACTGCCACGACGACGAATCATTAGGGTGTATGTGAAAATTACGCGACAAAACGACGTAAAACtagtttttaacaattttgttaggaaaacaacaaaaaacagaaacatACAATCAAAACATTATTGTTTTACTTAACACTTGCCAAAATCAAACCGGAATAAAGAACATACAATTTTAAATTGCATTTATTCATACAAACAGAAATTTGTTACTTAATTTTCTCAGTTCCTGCCTGATGTTACATACGTCTATTTGAAAACTCACGCTAGAATTTTGAATTATATAAATTTAGGTTCACGTGTATTGTTCATTTCCGCTACCCTGTGACTGAGCATTCACTCCTTCCAATCTCATCAAAAGTTCAGCTCCCCTAGCGGCACACAAGTCAACTGCAAGACTATAAACAAACTGCTTCTATCAATGTTATTCATGTTATCAACACACAGTTATCAATCTTTGAAAATTCTTGTTTTAAGTATAGTAAAAATCGTGTTTGCCCTGCCCGGTTGAATATTACAACTGTACTATGGACCCCATCGAGTACAAAATCCTGCACGAGCGCGCCATGCAGAACAACAACGGCACATCGGCGCTCAATGTTTTCCTGCACATCGTTCCGTCGTTTTTCACTAGCTTCCACACAATTCAACTGATGTCTGTGACGGCGGTCACGCAAATCCCGGTCCGCTTTTTGCTGGAGTTCTGCCTAATTGTGCTGCCATTCGTGCTGATGGTCACCGTTCTAAGCGAACTGGTTAGTAACATCACTCTGGCGTTGCTGGTGATTAGCGGTCTGTCGGCTCTCCAGCAAGTGCGGAACAAAATGCACCTGATGCCGTTCGTACAAATACCGGGCAGGAAACCCCAGTTCATGACTGCGTCCCGGGCACTCATAAACTTGATGACGGCGGTGTGTATTTTAGCGGTAGACTTTCGAATTTTTCCACGGCATTTGGCAAAAACAGAGACGTTCGGGTTTGGACTGATGGATGTCGGTGTTGGATTGTACGTGTTCAGTAATGGGATCGTTTATCGAGTTGATGACGGGCGGAAGCTGAATTGGTTGCGAGTAAGGAATGTACTGCTAGGAAGCGTTCCCTTGTTGGTGCTTGGAGCGGCGAGATTTTTCGTGACGCAAGAAATCGATTACCAGCAGCATGTTTCCGAGTACGGGGTTCATTGGAACTTTTTCATCACGCTGGCGATTGTTAAAATATTTGGGACTCTAATTATGGACGTGATTCGGGATCCTGAGATTGCTAAGTTCATCGCAATAACCGTCCTTTGCGGACACGAGATGATGCTTCACCTGGGTGTCTCTCGGTATGTGCTGAGTGAGAAAACTGGAAGGTCAAATTTTCTGGATGCCAATCGCGAGGGGCTAGCGTCTATACCGGGATACGTTGCGCTGTATTTGGCTTCTACATACGTGGGCTCGGTGATGAGACCTTCGGTGGAAATTCAACCAGCAAAGAAGTTCCTGCGTCAGGCTACCAAACTGAGCGTAATTGCGGGCGTGTGTTGGAAAATGATTTACGTGTGCGAGGATATGTTCGGCGTCTCCCGGCGGTTGGCCAACATGGGCTACGTGTTTTGGATTCTGTCGATCGGTACCACCATGTGTGCGCTGTTCATGTTCTGCGAAGTGTTTATCTACTTTGTGCGCTTTGAGGAACCAAAATCGCCGGATCAGATTATGAAGGGAGACGATTTCTGCATTTGCTACATTCCACTGATATTTGAATCGATTAACGGAAACGGACTGGTGTTTTTTCTCAGTGCCAATTTGCTGACAGGTCTTATTAACATGGTTTTTCAAACGTTGCTAATGGAAGCACCCGCGGCACTCATCATTATCAGCTACTATATTTTTATACTTTGCGTTGTAACTGTTTTCATGCAAGTTAACAAAATCAAGCTTAAAATTTGGTAAGCAATGGAGGCTTCGCTTTCGCATCCGTTCTAGTCATAGATAAGTCCCCAGCATATTGATAAAGTTATACTTATGAgtagaattataaaaaatgtcaTACGCTCACGTACTTAACTGTAACAATAAACTTTTCAGAAGGTTTAAAGGCAAGAGCACGCTTTATTGtgcttttgaataaataattgtTCACTCGCCTTTATCTCCAAAAGATTAATATAATTTGATGACATTCTCGGCGAGAACGTACCGTTCAATGGGGAAAAAGGAAATTCTTTCAAGGTGCCACCCATTAGACAAACAAAATAATTTGTTCATACATTTAACAATGCTAGTAACAAACTCTGCATGATTAGTTACGTCTATCAATAAAATATAAACTTCGCTTAACATATTGCTTTAGAAGctcattaaaatttgttgagaTGGCCGAATCAGCATTCAAAACTTTGGATTTTAGATCAATCGAAACATTTTAAACTCAATCTGCGAGTTATAAAATAGGTAAAAATAATAAGCAGCGAATATGAGGCTAATACCAAACAAAAGAAGAAAACGTTGCGCAACAACACAGAATGAAAAGTTCTACTGCACCCGGCAGTGATCTTCGACGTCTTCGGCGAAATCTTCAGAGCTGAGCGCACACCGCTGGAGCACACTATTGACCGCCGCTCGTGCCAAATAACCGGTGGTTTGCGTTTGTGAAAGAGAGAAAAGCGGAGAAATATCTTTCGTTGCCGGTAAGCCGTGATCTTTGCAGTACATGTTGAAGGAATCCTCCAACAGAAAATCTAAATCTAGAATCTGATTGAATCGCAGCTCCGGATTACGGCGCAGAATTGTGGCCACGATGCAGAGCAACTCAACCGCAATCTGGCGCCGCTCGGGttgattaattttgttcaacatttCTTCCACCTGCAAAGCGAAGGAAAATTCGCTGCGACTTTTGTTGGATAGGGTGGTAGCTGCCGGCAGGTTGTGACCCTGCACCGTGATGCCCAGTGGAGTGCGTTCCAGCACATCCCACACGTGATTGTAGAAGGTTGGTGGCACACGGAACAGGCACCCCTCGAGCTGGCGTCGTTGTAGAGCACTGAagctgtttgaaaaaaaaaaaaaaaatagaatgatAAATTTTTTACACTAACACTGCAATCAACTTACGAGTCTTCAGTTTTATATTCGCTCACAGAAAGCACCCTTTGCAGCAGTTTGCGTATGTGATACGGTGAAAGATTCTCGATGTCAGCACCTTCGTCACCCGTCATGTTCAGGTAGAGTCGCATAGCTTCCAGCACCCAACCGACACGGATCTTGAGAATACCTTTAAAAATATCGGGATTCGTGGCAATCAGTCGGCCAATGTAGAGCACCACTTCTTGCTGCAGTACAGCATGGATAACATCGTACGGCTGCACGGTAGAATACATAACATTCTGGATTTCCGAAGGCGTCATCGGTTTATCGAAAACGGTTTCCCGCTGGCCGATCACTCCAACCGTAATTTGCTTACCGTTGACTAGCACCGTTGTGATGAAGGGCGAAATTGAATCAACAATGTGCCGCAGTAGAGAGCTGCAGTAGCGCACGGCACGCCAGTAGCGCAGGGAACCAGCTCTGTAGTACAACTCGGTCAATCTGGTGTGAACTGACTCGCCGGATATTTCGTAGTTTGCGCCTTCGCGGTGAAGTAGAATACCCAGCAACTGGCACTGCAGAAATATCGATTCCGTGTTTCGCAACCCATCAATTATGTCAGGCGTTGATTTTATCTGATATTCAGCGGCGCTGATTTTTTTCTCCCGATAGGATTGCGCTCTTGGTACATCAGTTAAACTTTGATAGCCGATGTTATCGTGATAAACCTGGGAGAATGCTGATTCGCTAGAATCGGGTAAATTCGATAGCGACATGAAATCCAAATGTTCGATACAGGAGCTGGAAATCAAATTCTGCAATCGACCGATGCGCACTTTCATTCCGTCGCAGTAGCCCTTTTTCAGCATCGCCAGCAGATCGATCATTTCCTTGAACTGCGGATCGCGCATATGCTCCTCACGGATGAGCAAGCACACGGTGGGTCGGCCGGACAAGCGCCAATATTTGCCCACAAATTGCAGCTCCGTTTTGATGTCGTCGATCAGCAAGGCCATATCGCGGTACAGGTAGAAATCGGACACTTCGAAAATTAACGGATAGCACAGCACCGTCATACCGCAGATTCGGTACACCTGATGATTGACAAGCTCTTAGATGTAGTGTTTGAATGTTAGAAGTTCAGACATACCTTACTGGTACCCAAGGAACCAACTGGACGGGGAGGCCGTCCGGTGAGGCCAATTTTGTCGTTAACACCTAGCTGCTGGTAGACGTGGATCAGTTGCGTTGAAGACCAAATTTGTACCGGTTCAACCTTGAGGGGGGAGAATTGTTAAGAAAGAGTGCTTGTTTTGATCACCGAAAGAAAACTTACCTCATGAGGGGTTTGTGTTTGAATACCATAGGTGGCCATCATAGCCTGCAGACGCATCGACTCCGTGATCAGCACGATCTGCACCACTAGATCGGTGGCCGTGCCCTAGCAATCGAGGACGGATGAAaaggttagaaaaaaaaagaaaacttgCAATTGAATACGGGCGTGCAAAATCGGTTGCCTGTGCCGGAAGTATTAACAAGATAATAGAAAAATCATTCCAAAATCGAGTGATTAGTTAGACTAAACAAGACTGTTTTGTTATACGaggtaaaaacttcaaaaaagtgCACACAAGACAAGGGTTCGAATGGTATTATCTAGTGAACGCTAAAATGAATACCATAACGGGTCGTTCGTGAGCTCTCTGTTACATCAGATAGTGTTGTGCTACATACAAAAGATATGGATTTGTTCAATTACAGTGTATGAAAAGTTTGATCATAAAACTTTCGACatgcgcgatttttttttttaaatagcaaTTTGGTGAATTagtttgtatgaaaaaaaaaacactacaagtgtaagaaagttttgaaaaatataccgAATTAAATCATGCGCCTAcgaaaaatctagattttttaaaaacatcacTGTCAGTATACCTCACAAAAATCTGTGtagaatatatataaaaaaaaaacacaaaaaaatccctagggtatcaaacgtcttcggcagtgccCGAAGAAAACCTCTGCCGacgacgttcgataccctatataatCTTAaaatagagcaagatcgcgcgaaatgacctatggtaaaaatggtaaaaataatAAGCAGCGAATATGAGGCTAATACCAAACAAAAGAAGAAAACGTTGCGCAACAACCTCTGCCGacgacgttcgataccctatataatCTTAaaatagagcaagatcgcgcgaaatgacctatggtcgaatatcgaccatttttgatttgaatgaaactttgcatacgtatttggcttagcaaactgagcatttttcacagatggagagattttttacacccatgagttacattctaaaagggcgtatgccttttggcataggttttattcgaagcattgtagcccagaaaccgttggttttatagaaaaactgtctgagaatgagttgtaaggatttaaaaatgcaccataaaaaaaatacactgtacaaaaaaaaatttttgttgaccaaaaaaaagttaaaaatgaacatcaaatttcaatttaaaaaaaagagttgttttttttatttttttttaaagaaacttgacgttaatacgcaactttaaaaaaaaagtccaggattgagaaatgaaaaataattttttatggtagattaatttttttatgaaaattcaaattcaaacatttttcaaaatatttgtattctgatgattttaaaagatgtagagagtcattttgaatcaaaaagctcttggtagtaaacattcaaaaccatcggttttcgagttatttttcatttaagctcgaaaaattattaatatttcggaaaatacacgtttttcttaatttgtgaatgaaccatacgttcattggaatgcttgatcaaaaatatacaattcattctttgacaacaaaacgattggattaataactcaagcgctaaaccttagcctacctacacttttccccttgccgaatgttttataaaaaaatatgtttgtcgtgcaacactacctacttgtttactaataataactgtttgtaaagtacgcaaccaataactactgggttacctataatatctgttttcgtatataaatacgattgcactactccagaagTCTTAGTAactgtttgcattttgtgaagatgaataaagtgaaaatggaatacaccaagctcAAATGCtataaaccctttcctgatcatcggtgctcatcaagcttacgcaaattaaacgataacgttattgcaaaattaaaaatattgaacagtcaagctcattttaatacgtctttatcaatttgtgattcgtgtagttattggaatgatagtcaagtcaccattcatcccttcgttgtttactattcagaagcTGGAACActcaagaatatcagcttcatcataatatcggaagtactccattgtgatactgttgcggttcaggtgtccattgccaaattaatgagttttttgaaaacaacaatagagttgaaaaaagcgatattaatgtcggatggagctgcctcacaatatgaaaatagaaaaaactttgcaagtctttgcaagttcgaaacaaaatataacgtcgatgcagagtggcatttttttcgACTTCTTGGTACGCTTACCGATTCCAGGTAAAGCCCCATGCGATGCAAtcggtggcatattaaaacgaatggcaggaaatagaagtttagctaaagaacatgaacatcccattatcagcgcaaaagaattgtatgattgtaataaaaattcatcaaaaatgtcattaagtggggtatcatatgaagaatatgaacaaggagtaacagaatggagcaatattttcgaaaaatctataataatagctgccacacaaaaatattactcttttgttctgatttcaaaaaataagatacaaacgaaaatgttttcaaaagatgacgaatcatttacttatgatgtttataaaatataaggtgaaactagttctgtactgtaaagtatctatgtcataaaaaaatattttcctaagataataaaactcgaaaataaatatttgattcttatatgtatcgttttgttgtcaaagaatgaattgtatatttttgatcaagcattccaatgaacgtatggttttcgctggagaaccatgaacaaattaagaaaaacgtgtatttttctaaataattataatttttcgagcttaagttagaaataactcgaaaaccaatgcctttagaatgtttattaccaagagctttttgattcaaaatgactctctacatctttcaaaatcatcagaatacaaatattttgaaaaatgtttgaattagaattttcataaaaaaattaatctaccataaaaaaatatttttcatttctccatcctggactttttttttaaagttgcgtattaacgtcaagtttctttaaaaaaaaaataaaaaaaactcaactcttttttttaatttaaatttaatgttcatttttaattttttttggtcaacaaaaatttttttttgtacagtgtatattttttattgtgcatttttaattccctacaactcattctcagacagtttttctataaaaccaacggtttctgggctacaatgcttcgaataaaacctatgccaaaaggcatacgcccttttagaatgtaactcatgggtgtaaaaaatctctccacctgtgaaaaatgctcagtttgctaagccaaatacgtgtgcaaagtttcattcaaatcaaaaatggtcgattaaattttcgcgtatttccaggcgatttgaaatgattttgctcaataGCAAAACTGCTGCTGAAATTCCTCCTCCTCGGTCAGTACT from Wyeomyia smithii strain HCP4-BCI-WySm-NY-G18 chromosome 3, ASM2978416v1, whole genome shotgun sequence encodes the following:
- the LOC129726783 gene encoding probable phosphorylase b kinase regulatory subunit beta isoform X4, with product MASLKRPISRSSISSVARQPSLDDINLDQFLKISNYEDTVKQLDIYYGIVKRQLLQFQSPISGLFPVLSTDREVGSIRDSVYCAASIWSLYQAYRRIDDDRGKSYELGQSAVKCMRGVLECWIKQAHRVEKFKSRQCAVNALHCKFHLHTGEEIYSDDKYNHLQIDVVSIYLIFLVQMISSGLQIIYTQDEVAFVQNLVYYVERAYRTPDYGMWERGSKYNDGTPEIHASSIGMAKSALEAINGCNLFGEKGASWSVVYVDIDAHNRNRSIFETMLPRESSSKGVDASLIPTLSFPAFASHEERLVDLTKNNVVMRLKGKKGFKRFSRDGYLSRLEDKTRRYYHKGEIKDFDGYECEWPMFYTYMIIDGVFKNNLEQIEEYQMELRKCMHSDQNGDPVVSMCYAPDGGGMYTRASSQALFLWGQSVFIIAQLLTAGLLHINELDPIRRYLPSYNRPRKGGRYSAFQAKPGIALAVMHRPLALSKVVEVEPVTDDSKDTDIEQDQQSVTSETLEKRGTATDLVVQIVLITESMRLQAMMATYGIQTQTPHEVEPVQIWSSTQLIHVYQQLGVNDKIGLTGRPPRPVGSLGTSKVYRICGMTVLCYPLIFEVSDFYLYRDMALLIDDIKTELQFVGKYWRLSGRPTVCLLIREEHMRDPQFKEMIDLLAMLKKGYCDGMKVRIGRLQNLISSSCIEHLDFMSLSNLPDSSESAFSQVYHDNIGYQSLTDVPRAQSYREKKISAAEYQIKSTPDIIDGLRNTESIFLQCQLLGILLHREGANYEISGESVHTRLTELYYRAGSLRYWRAVRYCSSLLRHIVDSISPFITTVLVNGKQITVGVIGQRETVFDKPMTPSEIQNVMYSTVQPYDVIHAVLQQEVVLYIGRLIATNPDIFKGILKIRVGWVLEAMRLYLNMTGDEGADIENLSPYHIRKLLQRVLSVSEYKTEDSFSALQRRQLEGCLFRVPPTFYNHVWDVLERTPLGITVQGHNLPAATTLSNKSRSEFSFALQVEEMLNKINQPERRQIAVELLCIVATILRRNPELRFNQILDLDFLLEDSFNMYCKDHGLPATKDISPLFSLSQTQTTGYLARAAVNSVLQRCALSSEDFAEDVEDHCRVQ
- the LOC129726783 gene encoding probable phosphorylase b kinase regulatory subunit beta isoform X5 — translated: MASLKRPISRSSISSVARQPSLDDINLDQFLKISNYEDTVKQLDIYYGIVKRQLLQFQSPISGLFPVLSTDREVGSIRDSVYCAASIWSLYQAYRRIDDDRGKSYELGQSAVKCMRGVLECWIKQAHRVEKFKSRQCAVNALHCKFHLHTGEEIYSDDKYNHLQIDVVSIYLIFLVQMISSGLQIIYTQDEVAFVQNLVYYVERAYRTPDYGMWERGSKYNDGTPEIHASSIGMAKSALEAINGCNLFGEKGASWSVVYVDIDAHNRNRSIFETMLPRESSSKGVDASLIPTLSFPAFASHEERLVDLTKNNVVMRLKGKKGFKRFSRDGYLSRLEDKTRRYYHKGEIKDFDGYECEWPMFYTYMIIDGVFKNNLEQIEEYQMELRKCMHSDQNGDPVVSMCYAPDGGGMYTRASSQALFLWGQSVFIIAQLLTAGLLHINELDPIRRYLPSYNRPRKGGRYSAFQAKPGIRTKIGSGTATDLVVQIVLITESMRLQAMMATYGIQTQTPHEVEPVQIWSSTQLIHVYQQLGVNDKIGLTGRPPRPVGSLGTSKVYRICGMTVLCYPLIFEVSDFYLYRDMALLIDDIKTELQFVGKYWRLSGRPTVCLLIREEHMRDPQFKEMIDLLAMLKKGYCDGMKVRIGRLQNLISSSCIEHLDFMSLSNLPDSSESAFSQVYHDNIGYQSLTDVPRAQSYREKKISAAEYQIKSTPDIIDGLRNTESIFLQCQLLGILLHREGANYEISGESVHTRLTELYYRAGSLRYWRAVRYCSSLLRHIVDSISPFITTVLVNGKQITVGVIGQRETVFDKPMTPSEIQNVMYSTVQPYDVIHAVLQQEVVLYIGRLIATNPDIFKGILKIRVGWVLEAMRLYLNMTGDEGADIENLSPYHIRKLLQRVLSVSEYKTEDSFSALQRRQLEGCLFRVPPTFYNHVWDVLERTPLGITVQGHNLPAATTLSNKSRSEFSFALQVEEMLNKINQPERRQIAVELLCIVATILRRNPELRFNQILDLDFLLEDSFNMYCKDHGLPATKDISPLFSLSQTQTTGYLARAAVNSVLQRCALSSEDFAEDVEDHCRVQ
- the LOC129726783 gene encoding probable phosphorylase b kinase regulatory subunit beta isoform X2 translates to MASLKRPISSSISSVARQPSLDDINLDQFLKISNYEDTVKQLDIYYGIVKRQLLQFQSPISGLFPVLSTDREVGSIRDSVYCAASIWSLYQAYRRIDDDRGKSYELGQSAVKCMRGVLECWIKQAHRVEKFKSRQCAVNALHCKFHLHTGEEIYSDDKYNHLQIDVVSIYLIFLVQMISSGLQIIYTQDEVAFVQNLVYYVERAYRTPDYGMWERGSKYNDGTPEIHASSIGMAKSALEAINGCNLFGEKGASWSVVYVDIDAHNRNRSIFETMLPRESSSKGVDASLIPTLSFPAFASHEERLVDLTKNNVVMRLKGKKGFKRFSRDGYLSRLEDKTRRYYHKGEIKDFDGYECEWPMFYTYMIIDGVFKNNLEQIEEYQMELRKCMHSDQNGDPVVSMCYAPDGGGMYTRASSQALFLWGQSVFIIAQLLTAGLLHINELDPIRRYLPSYNRPRKGGRYSAFQAKPGIRTKIGSALAVMHRPLALSKVVEVEPVTDDSKDTDIEQDQQSVTSETLEKRGTATDLVVQIVLITESMRLQAMMATYGIQTQTPHEVEPVQIWSSTQLIHVYQQLGVNDKIGLTGRPPRPVGSLGTSKVYRICGMTVLCYPLIFEVSDFYLYRDMALLIDDIKTELQFVGKYWRLSGRPTVCLLIREEHMRDPQFKEMIDLLAMLKKGYCDGMKVRIGRLQNLISSSCIEHLDFMSLSNLPDSSESAFSQVYHDNIGYQSLTDVPRAQSYREKKISAAEYQIKSTPDIIDGLRNTESIFLQCQLLGILLHREGANYEISGESVHTRLTELYYRAGSLRYWRAVRYCSSLLRHIVDSISPFITTVLVNGKQITVGVIGQRETVFDKPMTPSEIQNVMYSTVQPYDVIHAVLQQEVVLYIGRLIATNPDIFKGILKIRVGWVLEAMRLYLNMTGDEGADIENLSPYHIRKLLQRVLSVSEYKTEDSFSALQRRQLEGCLFRVPPTFYNHVWDVLERTPLGITVQGHNLPAATTLSNKSRSEFSFALQVEEMLNKINQPERRQIAVELLCIVATILRRNPELRFNQILDLDFLLEDSFNMYCKDHGLPATKDISPLFSLSQTQTTGYLARAAVNSVLQRCALSSEDFAEDVEDHCRVQ
- the LOC129726783 gene encoding probable phosphorylase b kinase regulatory subunit beta isoform X1 — protein: MASLKRPISRSSISSVARQPSLDDINLDQFLKISNYEDTVKQLDIYYGIVKRQLLQFQSPISGLFPVLSTDREVGSIRDSVYCAASIWSLYQAYRRIDDDRGKSYELGQSAVKCMRGVLECWIKQAHRVEKFKSRQCAVNALHCKFHLHTGEEIYSDDKYNHLQIDVVSIYLIFLVQMISSGLQIIYTQDEVAFVQNLVYYVERAYRTPDYGMWERGSKYNDGTPEIHASSIGMAKSALEAINGCNLFGEKGASWSVVYVDIDAHNRNRSIFETMLPRESSSKGVDASLIPTLSFPAFASHEERLVDLTKNNVVMRLKGKKGFKRFSRDGYLSRLEDKTRRYYHKGEIKDFDGYECEWPMFYTYMIIDGVFKNNLEQIEEYQMELRKCMHSDQNGDPVVSMCYAPDGGGMYTRASSQALFLWGQSVFIIAQLLTAGLLHINELDPIRRYLPSYNRPRKGGRYSAFQAKPGIRTKIGSALAVMHRPLALSKVVEVEPVTDDSKDTDIEQDQQSVTSETLEKRGTATDLVVQIVLITESMRLQAMMATYGIQTQTPHEVEPVQIWSSTQLIHVYQQLGVNDKIGLTGRPPRPVGSLGTSKVYRICGMTVLCYPLIFEVSDFYLYRDMALLIDDIKTELQFVGKYWRLSGRPTVCLLIREEHMRDPQFKEMIDLLAMLKKGYCDGMKVRIGRLQNLISSSCIEHLDFMSLSNLPDSSESAFSQVYHDNIGYQSLTDVPRAQSYREKKISAAEYQIKSTPDIIDGLRNTESIFLQCQLLGILLHREGANYEISGESVHTRLTELYYRAGSLRYWRAVRYCSSLLRHIVDSISPFITTVLVNGKQITVGVIGQRETVFDKPMTPSEIQNVMYSTVQPYDVIHAVLQQEVVLYIGRLIATNPDIFKGILKIRVGWVLEAMRLYLNMTGDEGADIENLSPYHIRKLLQRVLSVSEYKTEDSFSALQRRQLEGCLFRVPPTFYNHVWDVLERTPLGITVQGHNLPAATTLSNKSRSEFSFALQVEEMLNKINQPERRQIAVELLCIVATILRRNPELRFNQILDLDFLLEDSFNMYCKDHGLPATKDISPLFSLSQTQTTGYLARAAVNSVLQRCALSSEDFAEDVEDHCRVQ